DNA sequence from the Candidatus Bathyarchaeota archaeon genome:
TATTTCCCCAAGAATGCGAAGTATATCCAGATAGATATTGATCCTTTCGAGATAGGTAGAAACTGGATACCTGATGTCCCCATCGTTGGAGATGCGAGGCTCGTGCTGGAAGATTTGATCGATGTTTTAAAGGTGAGAGTAAGTAGGATTAGGCTTGAAGATATGCCGAGGGTCATGGCTATTCTCAAGGCGAAGAGAGAGTTTGAAGCTGAAGTTGAGAAGGAATGTTATGCCGAAGATACCAAGTTAAAGACTAAGAGGGTTATCAGGGAGTTGAATAAGGTCTTTGGAAAGGACACTATCCTATGTACTGAAAATGGAATGCAAGACCTATGGGCATACTACTTCCCATACTATAAAGTCTTAAATTTTGGAGATACTTTTCCGCCTGCAGAGCAAACCCTGATGGGTGCAGCTGTGGCAGGTTCGATAGGCGCCAAACTGGCCTCGCCCAAAAAGAAGGTTGTATGCACAACAGGTGATGGAGCCTTCCAAATGTTCATGAAGGAGATGCCGACAGCGGTCCAGTATGAGGCTCCAGTAACCTGGATAGTGCTGAACAATTACAGTCTAGGATGGATAAAATATATTCAGAAAATGTTGGGTGAACGTTTCATAGCGACTGACTTCAAGGTTCAACCAGACTTCGTGAAGGTAGCTGAAGCGAACAGATGTTTCGGACGAAGAGTTGAGAGACCCCGAGACGTCGAGCCTGCCCTCAGAGAAGCCCTAAAAGCCAATACTGAAGGGACCCCTGCGATGGTTGAGGCAGTCATAGAACCCTACGATGCACCTGAAGGGTTCAAAGACTTTCACCGTGAGATCTGGAATATCCCCACTTAAACATCCTCTACATAATAAAGCCACTAAACATATGCAACTTGGAACCAGTATACCACGTTCAACTACTAACTTATCTACTATGCTCGATGCGACACCACTCAAAAATCAATGAGCCCAATCCCATTAGCTATAACAAGTACAGGATGAAAATGTAAGAATTTTTCAGTAAAATTTCATTCAGAAGACACCTTAGGACAAATGTTCTATTAAAATTTTTATTCCAGTTCCAATCAGAATAAGCCCACCTAGGAGTCCAATTCTAAAACCCATTATCGACCCTATTCTGTTTCCTGAGAGTACTCCCAAGAATGACAGTATAAACGTCACCAACCCTATGATTATCATCGGAGTTGCGATTGCAACCTTTAGTATGGCGAATGTCACTCCAACAGCCAAAGCATCCATACTCGTCGCTATCGACAACCCTATCAGAACATCGATGCTGAGAGCATCTTTAAACCTAGACTCCGAGTTTCTAGACTCATAGACCATCCTGCAACCTATAAGAAACAGGAGAGAGAAAACTATCCAATGATCCACCATAGAGAATACGCCAAATAATAGACTGGAACCTATGAGCCACCCAACCAAAGGCATTACAGCCTGAAATATTCCGAAGGAACCGGCGATCGCAAGAGTATCCTTAAGCCTCAAAGGTCTTATACACATCCCATTTGCGATGGATACGGCTGAAGCATCCAAAGCCAAGCAGACCGCGATCAGAATTATATAGAATACATCCATCCAACATCAACCTTGAAACCAATCAATGAAGCGAGAGGAAAGCCAGATTATTCTCCTCTCCAATCTCAATGTTATTACACCAACGATCAAACCTATCACACTACCGAAGAGAACATCAGTAGGATAGTGAACCCCTAGATATAGTCTGCTGAAAGCAACGGTAGCAGCCAGAGAGTAGGCGAGTAGACTCTTCCTCCATCCTCCTCTGATGACTGTTGCAAGAGCAAATATCCTTTCCGAATGTCCACTTGGAAAACTCGAGCCAGCCTCATAATCGAGGGGAACAACGGTTGGCAGGGTTGAGTAAGGTCTGAGCCTTGTAACAGTCGCCTTCAAAGGGGACACGACGAGCGTTCCAAGGATTATCGTTACGAATATCAAGAGAGCCTCCTCCTTATAGCCGAGTAGGTATAGTAGGACACAAAAAATTACCAATACTGACGTGGCGCCTAAATGGGTCACCGAACCAAAGAAGACATTGAGAATAGGTGTAAGAAGAATGGGATTAATGTGCAAAAGTAGGACGGCATCCCAGTAGGTAATGTGTTGAGGAAAAATATCAGGTCCTGGAGGAGTATGCCCACTTAACATCATTTCATCTACATATTCGAAGATAACGCTGGCGATTACAATTAGCATAGAGAGAAGGATGTTCCTTGTTCCAATGCGAGTCCTACCTCTACACACACTCTTCATCAGATTTCAAATAATCCCACTAATCTGAGGATTTAAAATCTTTCATAGCTCTCCAATTGAGTTTGATTACCAATATGGTGTTTCTATAGTTGTGTTAACATGTGTATTTTGATGAAGCTTTTGGTAGTTTATATGCAACGACTGCTACAACATAGAAAACAGCGATAACATGGTATGAAAAAGCCGAAGCATCCTGGTATGGGTAAGGAATTTCCGCATACAGACCAGATACTGTTTTTGTCGGCAATATTCTTCTTTGCAGTTTGGATTCTGGGCTCCTTTGTTCTTGGAGTTCAGTAAAAAGGATCTCTCTACGTGGGTCGGATTCGAACCCACGTAGGGCTACCCCACGGGATAACCCAACTCAACTTTTTCATGTTCTTGAGTCTCACGCGCCATTACGAATGTACGAAAGTTGCGAAATATATGAGGAATCACTTTTCCAGAAGGTTCAAAAAGTCTTTGAATGAGATCCTTTTTACTCCAACCCTATCGTAGGCTTCATCGTTTGAAATGATTGATAAATTATTACTTAATGCTACAGAAGCATGTAAAGCATCGAAGAATGTTAAGGCCGTGTCTTGGACCATTAACTCTTCACATAGAATTAGGTCATCGGATGAAATAGTTATCTCCAAAAGGTTTGACGCGGCTGATTTCGCTTTTATCAATGTCAGGGCGTTGATTCTCTCGGAGGAGCTTTTTTCGTAGCTTACCATGACTTCGCGGATCTCAATTAATGCTGAGACAGGGTAGTAGATAGTGAATGGTTTGGTCGCCGTGTAAGTGTTCAGTATTCTTGAAACCGTATCGTAACTTCTGTCTTTAGGCTGAAAGCCGAATAGAAACTCGGTCTCAACCATGAAACTTCCGTTCATTTAAGAGGTCTCCCCCAGAAGATGTTCCTCAGCCCTTTTCCGCTCTTCCCTACTAAATGTGATGTCACCGACAAGTTCGGCGAGTGCTTCATCGATATTATCCGGGATTGGAATCAAGATTATGTATGGTGGCCTGGCCAGCAAGTAAACCTTTTGACCAATCCTTAAGGGAGTTTTTCTACGTATCTCTTGAGCAATAGTCAAACGGTATTTTGGACCAACCTCAACAATAGTCATTAACACCACTTTGCCTAATGCAATACTGTAAAGGATGTAAGTGTTACTTTTCGCAAAAAAGTGACACAAATCTAGAATTTGGACCACAATACATCTCTCGACTCAATATAGAATTCTTCGCAATGTAGAGCCTGTTAGGTGTCCAGCCTCAGAGCCCTTGCACCTCTACTTTTCACCTGAGTACAGCCCTTTAAGCGGAAGACTTTAACTTTCATAACGACGAGATTTCTGAGATGTCAAGTTTGATTTTGAACCTCATCGATCTTTGAAGCAACCTAGACTTCGTCCACTTAACAGCCAGCATAGGTATCATCTTCCACAGCTCCTGCTGTGTCAGTTGGAGTATCACACCTGATGGTAAGGTTACCATAGACTCTGAGAGCCCAGGCATCACTTGGAACGGTTTCCGTAGACTACCCAATCCCGAATCGATGAGCTGCCTGTGAACGATGGCTACTGATGGGACTCTTACGCTGAACCTGTGCCAGCTTCTAAAGTGAAGACTTGGTACCTGTTGACTTGGGGCGGTGTCTGCAGCAACCAGACGCAGCTCAACACTGCCCAACCTGACCCTACCCTTATTAATTTTAGTACTCATAGCGCCAAGTTGCTCTAGTAGGACCCCTCGTCTTTCAACGGCCTGGGAGACGTTATCTGCATGGAACGGACACATAACGTTTTGGCCGGGTGGCAGATGATGTTCATCTCCGGATCCAGGCTGAAAGTCATGTCCTCCCGTACTGGGGCGTCGATCTCTACGGAACTCAAGACCTCGGATTCTGGACGTTATCCCTCGACATGACCTAGAAGTTCGAGGGAGACCGTTCCAACATTCAAGAGCGCCGCCGGTATAGAAGTCTGCGTCTCACCCAAATCAAATCTTAGGAATGGTCTTAAGCCTATTCTGGAAGTAGGCTCTTGTAGGGCCGCTTCGATGTCCGGAACGTTTGCGATCAGCGATTCGAGTTCTAAGAAAGATCCCCTGAAACTAGCCCTACCCGAGAAGGCATATATGCCTTCTTGCGAGCGCTAGATAAGCAAGATAGTGACAGATGTCTTTCCCCAGTTGCCATTGCAAGTAGCGCGATGGTATGAAAAGTACTTCACGGAGGCGACGCTCATGCCATTGTATGAACGCTTTCATTTGTGGTTTGGATGCACACAAGGATTCGCCCTACGCGACAATAATGGATTATAATGGTGTGGCTGAGCACCAGATATGGTCTTCTCTGCTCGCGTTAGCAAGCAATATTTGTGTGTGCTAGGTTTGGTGCGGGGGGTGGGATTCGAACCCACGTAGGGCTACCCCACGGGATAACCCAACTCAACTTTTTCATGTTCTTGAGTCTCACGCGCCTTTTCGGTAGCGTCCCGCGCATTTGGCCTGGCTCTGCTACCCCCGCCGAATCTAAAAATATGGATAGATTAAGAATAAATATTTCTTTGAATATTCAGAAAGGTTCATAACTTATGATTATAGTAGTTCTATCTCCACGAATACGTCTTCTGGGGTTCTGATCCTCATCAGCCTCTTGAGGAATCTTTCATTTGGATCTACGTCGATTAGTCTCTTGTGGATTCTCATCTCCCATTTATCCCATGTGTGGGTTCCTTGGCCGCATGGGGTCTTCCTCGTTGGGACTATCAGCCTCTTTGTTGGTAGGGGTATGGGTCCTCTCAGTTTGACAGCTGTTCTCTCCGCTATCTTCTTTATCTCCTCACATATTGAGGTTAGATGGTCTGGTCTTGTGCTTGTGAGTCTTATTCTGGCTTTGCCTGGCATCGCCTATTCCTCCACCTGACCGGCGGTGGTGGAGATTAGGAGCATGGTCGATTTTAAAAAGGTTTAGGTGGAGGACCTAGGTAGGCCCTAGGCTTTCTCAGTGACCTCTTTGACGACCCCTACCGCTATGGTCATACCCATGTCTCTTACAGCGAATCTTCCAAGCTGCGGGATCTCACTGTAAGGTTCGACAACCATCGGGTTCAGGGGTCTAAGCCTGACCAGGGCGCCGTCTCCAGTCTTCAGGAATGCTGGTTTCTGCTCTATAACCTGGCCTGTCCTCGGATCTATCTTCGCTATCAACTCTGAGAATGTAGCTGCCATTGTTGCTGTATGTGCGTGCAGAACCGGTGTGTATCCTTGGGCTATCGCTGTCGGATGGTGTATGACTATTATCTGGCCTATGAACTCCTTCGCTACTGTTGGAGGATTATCAGGGTGGCCTACGACGTCACCTCTGTGGATCGCTGATTTATCTACACCCCTGACGTTGAACCCTATATTGTCCCCAGGCTCAGCTTTGGGGATCTTTGTGTGATGTGTCTCTATCGACTTACATTCTCCTACAATGTTTCCAGGCATGAAGACTATCTTGTCACCCTCCTTCAATACTCCTGTCTCAACTCTGCCCACAGGGACTGTTCCAACACCTGTGATGGAGTATACGTCTTGGACAGGTATTCTGAGGGGTTTATCGATCGGTTTCGGTGGGAGTGTGAATGAGTCTAGGACCTCAATCAATGTCGGTCCCTTGTACCATGGCATCTTATCGCTGGGCTTCGTCAGGTTGTCACCTGTCCATCCCGAGACTGGGACGAAGGCTATCTTTGAAGTATCGTATCCAACCGTCTTGAGTAAGGATTCAACCTCCCTCTTGCACTCCTCAAATCTGGCTTGGGACCAGTTCACAGTAGCGTCATCCATCTTCGTTATGGCCACCGCTATCTGGTTCACACCCAACGTTCTTGCAAGGTAGGCGTGTTCTCTCGTCTGGCCCCCAGGTCCGACGCCGACCTCGAACTCACCCTTCCTCGCTGAGACTGTTAGAATGGCGCAGTCAGCCTGGCTTGTACCGGTTATCATGTTCTTTATGAAGTCTCTGTGTCCTGGAGCGTCTATTATTGTGAAGAAGAGTTTAGGGGTCTCGAACTTCTGGAAGCTGAGGTCTATGGTGACCCCTCTCTCACGCTCCTCCTTCAGGCTGTCAAGAACCCAAGCGAACTTGAAAGTCTCTCCAGCCCCGGTCTTCTCAGACTCCCTAGCGTACTCTTCAATCTTCTTTGCGTCGATGTAGCCTGTCTGGTATAGTAGGTTGCCTGTCATGGTGCTCTTCCCATGGTCCACATGGCCTATGACTATCATGTTCAAATGGGGCTTCTGACTCAAGGTCTTACCCTCTCCACATCATACATTTCATACTCCTAGATAGACAGCACATATTTAAGGATTAGAGTTCAGCCTCACCTGGAGGCTAGGGCAATCCTCTCCATCTCGTCACGCCTTCTTACGGCGAAACTCTTATCGTCTCTGGAGGCAGCGTATATTATCTCATCTGCAAGGGCCTCATCTATAGTCTTAGGGTTGCTGAAGGCCACCTGCCTCGCCCCATCAGCTAGGTGTCGGAGGGCTAGGTCGACCCTGCGTTGGGGTGAGATATCGACTGAGACTGGGTATACGACTCCACCGTAGGCTACTCGGGTCACATCCTCACATGGAGCCGAGTTCACTATAGCATCGATGAGAACTTGGATAGGGTTCCTCCCAGTCTTCAAATGAATTATATCTAGGGCATTCCTCACTATCCCTTCAGCCTTTGCCTTCTTCCCACCACACCTTCCATGTCTCATCATATTATTCACCAGCCTCTCCACAATGTTCACGTTCGACTTCATGAATTTCTGATGTTCATGTCTTCCACCGCTGTGGGGGATGATTGTAGGTTTGAGGCTTATGTAACGTTTCAATCCTGGGTCGCGAACCTCTACTCCTTCGCAACCCCATTTATCGAAGATCTTGAAGACTGAGAGGGCCTTCTCCTCCTTGCTCAAACTTTAGACACCAACCTCGGCTCCTATCAAGAATTTGAGGCTTGATAATAAGGGTTTGGATCAGAATATGAGTCTGTTCTGAATCCTAATAATTTTAAGTATTGCTTGATTTTTAGGGGCGGTGGCGGCTTCCCCTGAGGCTCAGGGTCCCTCACAGGGGCGGTTTCCCACCGGTCTTCTGGACCCTGTTATCCTGCCAGCGCCGGGCCGTCCGCCTTACGACTGCTCTCTTCCGAGCCTCATCGGGTTCGGCGGTTAGGATGTGGGCAACCCCCCTACAGGGGCACCCCAACCTCCGTCGACCCGGCAGGGCAGGGCTTCATCGTCGACAGGTGGGGCCTACCGATGTTTGGAGGCCCCTAACCTCAAGGTTGACGGATCCCCGCATGTAGCCGATTTCGGGCGACAGGGAACGGCTGGCTCCCCGATCCCCCGCCACCGCCAATACTTGTTATATACAAGCTTTCAATTAAGCTTCTCGAAGGACACATATCTTCGACTATTTGTGTCACCGATTATTTTGCATACTTCACATATCTCCCCGCTCGTCGGGTATCCACATGACTTGCACGTTTGCATGTTGAAGATTTGATTGTCGAGTAGGCGGCTCAGCCTCAACTTTGAAGAGTACACCGTATATTTTATTCCCGGATGATTCTCTTCTAACATGTTTATTATATTCCTGACCTCACCCCTTAGGGCTTCACTTCTATATGGGCATGGTGTGATTTGAAAATCTAAGCCTACGATATATGCGTATAAGGCGACTTCACGTTCATATATCTCAGATAAAGGTTTGATTCTAGGTATGAACCTTCCCTGAGGGTCTCTGAGGTATGGGCCTGACCTGAGAAGTCTGTCAACCCCTCCATGAATAATGTTCAGTAGGGCTGTCTGAACCTCATCGTCGAGGTTATGTGCTGTAGCTATTTTGTTTGCACCTATATTCCTGGCAGCTATCTCCAAGGCCCGTCTTCTCAACACGCCACAGTAAGAGCATGGGGTGACCCTCGATGTTTCTCTTTTTTTCTGGACAATATCATCCAGGGTAACTTTGAAAAACTCTTTGAAGGAGAAGACTCTATGTTCTATGTTGATTCTCTCCGATAGGGATCTGGCTAGGGATAGGGCTTCATCCCTATAGTTTCTAATACCTTCATCTATGGTTACTGCGAAGATCTTTGATGAGGGGAATCTAGACTTGAGCTTACGCATTATCCATAAGAGTGCCAGGCTGTCTTTGCCGCCTGAGACCGCTACTGCAATCTTGTCTTCTGGTCCAAGCATCTTATATTTGGAGATTGTGGACCTAACCTTATTTTCTATACTCTTTTTGAAACATCTCTTACATAGGTCGACGCCTTCAAAATTCCTCCTATAGAAAGCTGGTCCACCGCAGAGGCTGCATTGCATGATCTTAGACCCTTATCAAGCCAAAGTTGGTAAACGACATGGCTATGTTCAAGCCTACTATTGAAGTGAATATTATGCTGGAGACTATTCTAACCCTCTTGGCCGCATCCTTGGATCTTGAGCTGATTATTGAGTGGAGTACCTTGTCCCCGTCTAGGGGGTATAATGGCAACATGTTGAAGATGGCTATCCAGACCAAAAGTACCGATGTCCAGTACTCAGTATAGTATAGGTGGTAAGGCAATTCTTTGGGTAGAAAATATTTTGGAGGATAATAGTTGAACGGATATATTCCGATCAAGGCCCTCGCTGGATCTTGTGGATGCGGCTTAGTGACGACTTCGACTCTACCTTTATCAGTCGATAATGATAGGGCTGCGCCAGGCTGGATGTTACCCATGAACCTTGAGAGTTCGTCGACGCTCTTTATCGGTTGGCCATTTATTGAATAGATCACATCCCATTTGGCCAAGCCTGCATCTGATGCGCCGCCTCCAGGGACGAGTCCAGAGACCAGTATTCCAGATGGTCCCTCATAGAATGGGCTCAGAGTCGCTGTGAAGTTGATGAAGAGCAATGTTACAAGCATCCATGCCGCCAGGTTTGCTGAGGAGCCTGCTGAGTATACCCTGAGTTTGGTTGATAGGGGTGACTTCTCAAGATGCTCCTCGTCGAGCTCAACGAAGCCTCCCGGAATGATGAATGCAAAAAATATTCCTGCCGACTTCAATGGCACACCGTCAGTCAAGCCTGCCAGTGCATGGGCCGACTCATGAGTCACCAGAACCACGGCTAGGGCGACTATGATGTAGGGTAAGGTTTCAAGGCTGATCGTTAAACCTGGAAGAAGCAGGACCATACCGGCTGCTTCAGACGTTTTGTAAGTTAGGTTGAATAGGTTCTGGGACATGAAATACACTATGTAAACCATTTGGCCTATGGCTATGGGAACCCCAATATTTGCCATGATCCTCCATATGCTCCGACCTCTTCTAGATATTGACTCTAAATTCTTGTTCAGATATGAAGTCTTCAAAATTAAAAATAGAGGCCCTACTGTGACTCCTCTCTTCTCCCAATTGAAGAGTTTCGATAATATGAAGAGTAAGGCCATGACCCCGAAATATATGGAGGCTACGACAACGATTTCATTCATAATTCATCAACGGTTTATCGACATCATTCTATGTGTTCTTATAGACTGCATATCTTGACTGTCCATTATTAAAACTTAGAGGGTTGATGTGAAGTATTGTTTTTAGAAATTTCTATGTCTTGAATATCGCAGGAAAGCGGCTATGCCTCCTAGGGAGTCAAGTTTCCTCCCGCCTTCATGTCCTGTACTCACAATTACCACTCTTCCTCCTTTCGACTCAACAGTCTTGAGAATACTCTCAAGCCTAATCCTCTCCTCCCCTTCAGCCGACCTCAGCTTATCATCGCATACTAGGACTGTCTGAACGGCCCCTGATATTGCGTCGCTCTCAACTTCCTCTATACCGTATGATACATCTCCTCTGGATGCTCCGAGTCTGGCTAAAAGCTCCTCAACCAATCCAGACTCCTCAATAATCCTGGACTCCTTCAAAACCTTGCCGACGACGCCGACCCTCACAGCCTCCAAGACACCTGCTACTCCTCCACTGCTGACACTCTTGACGGCGGCAATATTATCAGATAATTCTGGGAAGTTCTTTCTCAGGTGTCGGACCAGATGCTCTTTCGCGAAGGCTGGGCCTACGACGACTATTCTGCCATCAACCTTCTCATGTACCTTGACTAGAGCCCCCGATATTTCTCCCAGATACTTCAACATGGCTTGTTCACGCCTATCCGCTTCACGTTTGCTTGGTAAGCCAGACTTCAACTCGACGTTAACCTCGACACCTGACGTTCTCGAGACGCCTATAGCACACTCGTCATTGTCCAAGGCTACGATTATGATTGGGGGGCCAGGTCTAACTGCCTTCCTCAAACTACCAATGTCATGTTGAGCCCAATACTCTTTGATTATTGTTGCAACTTTACCTTCATGTAGGTTGATGGTGTGGTGTGAACCTAGAACACTGAGGTCTTCGGGGGCATCTATTATGGTCCCGTGGATTCTGAGTCTAGCCAGATCCTTATCATAGTAAACCTTCTCAACACTCAATCCCAAGTTTGCAGGTACACGCCTACTCGACGTTCCGCCGACCCTCTCAACCTTGACCTCACGGGTAGTTCTGGAGTATATCTTATCGCCCTTCCTGATCAGATTGTACAGTATCCACAGATCGTCAAGGTTGTCTATGGAGACTTTCATTATGCCATGTCTGAGGTCTTCATTCAGAATCTTCAAGAGCCATCATTCTCAGTAACTGAATATTTGATTAGTATTTTCCACGCTTCAAGTCAGCATAATCTAAAGTTCAGGTGAGCCGCTGAATCTTGGATTGGTCAAGGATAAAAAGCTAGTGTAAATGAAGGCTAAAGGGGTAGGTGAGGGGAAACATCTTTTATAATCATCTTATATCCTAAAAATTTCAAGTGGGGTCTGGGATGAGTAGGGCTGAGGAGGAGGATAGAATCGCTGAGGCGATGGAGCAGTTGAGAGTGAGTTATGCTATGAGGCAGTGGCGTGTCTGCTCTCTGATATGTGAGTCTCTCGCAGAAAAATTCAGGTCTATGGCTGAGGGTGAGGACCGAAATTAATGGAGAGTTTAGGTGGAGTTGTTTTTAGAGCCTCTTGATCTTGTCATGGAACTCTATGAGAGCTCTTGTTCTCTCGGACTGTTCGTTCAGACTTATCAATTTCATCCCTTTATCAAACCTGTCAAATAGAATTATCTGCTCTTTCACCAATGGCTCTATGACCCTCGATACTGTTGAAGGTGATACGTTCAAGATGTTGGCGAGTAGAGATTGATTGAATATCTTGCCCCTATTCTCAAGCATATACTCTATGAGTTTGACAGTTGCTCTCGACTGGAAGATGTCTATGAGCTTCATGTTCTATTCTCCTCAAATTTAAAATGTTACTCGGGTGCCAACCTTTCCGCCATCAACCACACGTATAATATTCTCTGGGTCTCTACCGTTCAAGATCCATGTTGGGATCTTTGACCGTTCAATTATCTTGATTGCTATTGGGTCGAAGAGCTTGTATCCGCCTGCCTCAACCTTTTCGTCGAGGATTATTCTCATAAGGTCTTTAACCGAAACTTCTTCAAGCATCTTAGCCGATGGATCCTTCTTGGGATCCTTCAAATATACTCCGTCGACGTCTGTAGCGTTTATCAGCATGTCGGCACCAACAGTTTCTGCTGCGAGTGCAGCTACAGCGTTTGTGGACTGTCCTGGCTGTAATCCTCCAAGAACGACTATCTTCCCATGTTGATGGTATGCTCTGAGTCTCTGAAGGGTCTCCGGAACCTCTGGATAAGCATCGTCGCCCAAGGATGATATGAGTAGGAGGGCGTTAAGCCTTGCGAAGCGTATGCCGACCTCGTCACAGTAGGCTTCATCTCCGCCTAGCCTTCTCACAGCTTCTATATATTGGCGGGCCTTGAAACCACCCCCTGTGACTATTACAATGTCGTGGCCTCTGCTTCGAATCTGCCTCATCACTGCTGTAAACCTCTGGATATCTTCAGTATCGATTTCAGAGGGGAAGAGGTATCCTCCCGCCTTGACCACCAGCTTCATCTTTCATCCCTTTCGAACTGAACTATCGACCCTCAACATTCCCAGTGAATATATTGAGTTGAATCCACCATTTAACCCTTAATAAGTCACATCGACACGTATTGTGATCTGTAAACTTAGAGGTCTGTCTAGTCGGCTTGAAGCAGCCATTCAAGATACTCGATTCTTCGATTCACTTATCATAAGTATTAAAAATAATCCAGGCAGAAGAAGGATGGACGATAACATGATTATTTGTGGTATTGAAAAGAACATTGTTAGGGCCCCGGCTAAGCTGGATCCTAAAGCCATAGCTACATCCGAAGTTAACCATATGATCGTTGAGACGAATCCGGTGTCTAGACTTGAGACGTTGTCGCTGTAGAGTGCAGCGGAGGGTGCTGTTCTGGCTCCCCAGGCGAAGCCG
Encoded proteins:
- a CDS encoding mRNA surveillance protein pelota — translated: MKILNEDLRHGIMKVSIDNLDDLWILYNLIRKGDKIYSRTTREVKVERVGGTSSRRVPANLGLSVEKVYYDKDLARLRIHGTIIDAPEDLSVLGSHHTINLHEGKVATIIKEYWAQHDIGSLRKAVRPGPPIIIVALDNDECAIGVSRTSGVEVNVELKSGLPSKREADRREQAMLKYLGEISGALVKVHEKVDGRIVVVGPAFAKEHLVRHLRKNFPELSDNIAAVKSVSSGGVAGVLEAVRVGVVGKVLKESRIIEESGLVEELLARLGASRGDVSYGIEEVESDAISGAVQTVLVCDDKLRSAEGEERIRLESILKTVESKGGRVVIVSTGHEGGRKLDSLGGIAAFLRYSRHRNF
- a CDS encoding HTH domain-containing protein, translating into MKLIDIFQSRATVKLIEYMLENRGKIFNQSLLANILNVSPSTVSRVIEPLVKEQIILFDRFDKGMKLISLNEQSERTRALIEFHDKIKRL
- the pyrH gene encoding UMP kinase; the encoded protein is MKLVVKAGGYLFPSEIDTEDIQRFTAVMRQIRSRGHDIVIVTGGGFKARQYIEAVRRLGGDEAYCDEVGIRFARLNALLLISSLGDDAYPEVPETLQRLRAYHQHGKIVVLGGLQPGQSTNAVAALAAETVGADMLINATDVDGVYLKDPKKDPSAKMLEEVSVKDLMRIILDEKVEAGGYKLFDPIAIKIIERSKIPTWILNGRDPENIIRVVDGGKVGTRVTF